A single window of Phycisphaerales bacterium DNA harbors:
- a CDS encoding metal ABC transporter permease: protein MNTFRYFSDANMAGALWPVVVTGLAVAMLCALLSVLVVLKRLAFIGQGISHAGFGGMGLAAVMGLAAAAAAGSPSASVGQFLVVLAFCLLSALLIGFLNERGQAESDTAIGIVLVGTMAIGIVLMRAARSRVNVESFLFGDLLAVNWTDAAIGWSVTAAILLALWAARRPLLFWSFDPTVARALGVSDRRMNLLLMFLLGLATVTAMRLAGAVLATAMLVLPGAIALRLSRRWAAVLWLAAAAALVGILGGLLVSLELSWPPGAAIVTVLCALFALACAPALTRRAA from the coding sequence ATGAACACCTTCCGCTACTTCTCCGATGCCAACATGGCCGGCGCCCTCTGGCCCGTGGTCGTCACCGGCCTCGCCGTCGCCATGCTCTGCGCGCTCCTCAGCGTGCTCGTCGTCCTCAAGCGCCTTGCCTTCATCGGCCAGGGCATCAGCCACGCCGGCTTCGGCGGCATGGGCCTGGCCGCTGTCATGGGCCTCGCCGCCGCTGCGGCCGCGGGCTCCCCCTCCGCCTCCGTCGGCCAGTTCCTCGTCGTGCTCGCCTTCTGCCTGCTGTCCGCACTCCTCATCGGGTTCCTCAACGAGCGCGGCCAGGCCGAGTCCGACACCGCCATCGGCATCGTCCTGGTCGGCACCATGGCCATCGGCATCGTGCTCATGCGCGCTGCCCGCAGCCGCGTCAACGTCGAGAGCTTCCTTTTCGGCGACCTCCTGGCCGTCAACTGGACCGACGCCGCCATCGGCTGGTCCGTCACCGCCGCCATCCTCCTCGCCCTCTGGGCCGCCCGCCGCCCGCTGCTCTTCTGGAGCTTCGACCCCACCGTCGCCCGCGCCCTGGGCGTGAGCGACCGCCGCATGAACCTCCTCCTGATGTTCCTGCTCGGCCTCGCCACCGTCACTGCCATGCGCCTCGCCGGCGCCGTCCTCGCCACCGCGATGCTCGTGCTCCCGGGCGCGATCGCGCTTCGCCTCAGCCGTCGCTGGGCCGCCGTCCTATGGCTCGCCGCCGCGGCCGCGCTTGTAGGCATCCTCGGCGGCCTGCTCGTCAGCCTTGAGCTCAGCTGGCCCCCCGGCGCTGCAATCGTTACGGTTCTTTGCGCCCTCTTCGCGCTCGCTTGTGCGCCTGCCCTCACCCGACGCGCCGCCTGA